A region of the Vigna unguiculata cultivar IT97K-499-35 chromosome 9, ASM411807v1, whole genome shotgun sequence genome:
TCTCCGAGTCTGAAAAGATGAGATCGAATAAGGTAATGAATTAGCAGAGTGAGTTAAAACCATTACAGTTGAAGTCCTTTCTCACACGCCCTTCTTCAACACCACCATCGTTGGAGTTCTTCTCTCCTTTCATTATCTGAAGCCAACTTTGTCGAAGAAGAAGATTGGTGATTTGAGCCTCTCTGGTGAAGCCATGGATATTAGAAGTAGTAAAAATTGGAGTAAGAAAAGGTGTGATGTGATTTAATTActgggtatatatatatataccttggATGATTGTTGGTGAGTTCTGGAATTCTTTGAAAACAGGGCCCTTCATCATACCCTTCGCAAATGATTTCCCCTCGCTCATCTTGGTAGCACACTATGCCCTCAGAACGATCTTCATAAACCTGTTTAGCCGAATAAATACACATTAATTAAAACAACATCTGTTTCCTTCTGCTAAGACAAGGGTAAACatcaaacataaaaacataaaaacattaaaCCTTGTTCTTCATGGATGCTGTGATCCTCACTatcgatgatgatgatgatgatgatgttgccCTTTTGAGTGGGACATAGGTTGGTTTGGACATGAATTTTTTGTTTGGGCAGATGAGAAATGATCC
Encoded here:
- the LOC114162575 gene encoding uncharacterized protein LOC114162575, producing the protein MAATSVSPIQIPIHRYGSFLICPNKKFMSKPTYVPLKRATSSSSSSSIVRITASMKNKVYEDRSEGIVCYQDERGEIICEGYDEGPCFQRIPELTNNHPREAQITNLLLRQSWLQIMKGEKNSNDGGVEEGRVRKDFNCNGFNSLC